In Mustela lutreola isolate mMusLut2 chromosome 1, mMusLut2.pri, whole genome shotgun sequence, one genomic interval encodes:
- the KCNJ11 gene encoding ATP-sensitive inward rectifier potassium channel 11, whose translation MSFLCSWLLFAMVWWLIAFAHGDLAPDEGTVVPCVTSIHSFSSAFLFSIEVQVTIGFGGRMVTEECPLAILILIVQNIVGLMINAIMLGCIFMKTAQAHRRAETLIFSKHAVIAVRHGRLCFMLRVGDLRKSMIISATIHMQVVRKTTSPEGEVVPLHQVDIPMENGVGGNSIFLVAPLIIYHVIDANSPLYDLAPTDLHHHQDLEIIVILEGVVETTGITTQARTSYLADEILWGQRFVPIVAEEDGRYSVDYSKFGNTIKVPTPLCTARQLDEDRSLLDALTLASSRGPLRKRSVAVAKTKPKFSISPDSLS comes from the coding sequence ATGTCCTTCCTGTGCAGCTGGCTGCTCTTTGCCATGGTCTGGTGGCTCATTGCCTTCGCTCACGGTGACCTGGCCCCTGACGAGGGCACCGTTGTGCCCTGTGTCACCAGCATCCActctttttcctctgctttccttttctccattgaggTCCAGGTGACCATTGGTTTTGGCGGGCGCATGGTGACCGAGGAGTGCCCGCTAGCCATCTTGATCCTCATTGTGCAGAACATCGTGGGGCTCATGATCAATGCCATCATGCTGGGCTGCATCTTCATGAAGACGGCCCAGGCCCATCGGCGGGCCGAGACCCTCATCTTCAGCAAGCACGCTGTCATCGCAGTGCGCCACGGCCGCCTCTGCTTCATGCTGCGCGTGGGTGACCTCCGCAAGAGCATGATCATCAGTGCCACCATCCACATGCAGGTGGTGCGCAAGACCACCAGCCCCGAGGGCGAAGTGGTGCCCCTCCACCAGGTGGACATCCCCATGGAGAACGGTGTGGGGGGCAACAGCATCTTCCTCGTGGCTCCTCTCATCATCTACCACGTCATTGACGCCAACAGCCCACTCTACGACCTGGCGCCCACTGACCTGCACCACCACCAAGACCTCGAGATCATTGTTATTTTGGAAGGTGTGGTGGAGACCACAGGCATCACCACCCAGGCCCGCACCTCCTACTTGGCCGACGAGATCCTCTGGGGCCAGCGCTTTGTACCCATCGTGGCCGAGGAGGATGGCCGCTACTCCGTGGACTATTCCAAATTTGGCAACACCATCAAAGTGCCCACGCCGCTCTGCACGGCCCGCCAGCTTGATGAGGACCGCAGTCTGCTGGACGCCCTGACCCTCGCCTCCTCCCGTGGCCCCCTGCGCAAGCGCAGCGTGGCTGTGGCCAAGACCAAACCCAAGTTCAGCATCTCTCCGGATTCCCTGTCCTGA